A window from Gossypium raimondii isolate GPD5lz chromosome 7, ASM2569854v1, whole genome shotgun sequence encodes these proteins:
- the LOC105762210 gene encoding protein LATERAL ROOT PRIMORDIUM 1 isoform X1: MGMVGLRDFVVVAPASFNHHHHHHHHHAQDPIIGNDQINGQNAATALGVGVGVFPLLTASPCLAPQNMEDSDLVNNSGRNKLSGMQLWQNQTSPNYLKKQSSTLDNNNSSMNLIQTSGGGGMGGGSGGSGTSSGTTCQDCGNQAKKDCSHRRCRTCCKSRGFDCPTHVRSTWVPAARRRERQLMTAAPTTACAGSSGSTSGAKKPRLVTSQTTTTLHTSTSNTTPRSLDTSSSHQDAGFKETLPGQVRAPAVFKCVRVTAVEDGEDEYAYQAVVKIGGHVFKGFLYDQGVEERDGFPNISELHLGGGSGTNGGSSSSPVLDPSQVYAATGGGLLGGSTYELCLTKVKSTVQSAFHHQKTVP, from the exons ATGGGGATGGTTGGTCTCCGCGATTTCGTTGTTGTTGCTCCTGCGTCTTTTAACcatcatcaccatcaccatcaccaCCATGCTCAAGATCCCATCATCGGAAATGATCAAATCAACGGTCAAAATGCTGCCACGGCACTTGGTGTTGGCGTTGGTGTTTTCCCACTCCTTACAGCATCTCCATGCTTAGCTCCTCAAAATATGGAAGATTCTGATTTAGTGAATAACAGTGGTCGTAACAAACTCAGTGGGATGCAGTTATGGCAGAACCAAACCTCTCCTAATTATCTTAAAAAACAATCTTCAACCCTTGACAATAACAATTCTTCCATGAATTTGATACAAACCAGTGGTGGCGGTGGGATGGGAGGTGGGAGTGGTGGCTCAGGTACTAGCTCAGGGACTACATGTCAAGATTGTGGGAACCAGGCCAAGAAAGATTGTAGTCATAGGAGATGTAGAACATGCTGTAAAAGTCGGGGATTTGATTGCCCTACTCACGTGAGGAGCACGTGGGTGCCTGCTGCTAGGAGAAGAGAGCGCCAGCTGATGACGGCCGCCCCTACTACTGCCTGTGCTGGCTCGTCAGGGTCTACTTCTGGGGCTAAGAAGCCGAGACTTGTGACTTCACAGACTACAACCACTCTTCATACATCAACTTCAAACACTACTCCAAGAAGCTTAGACACTAGCTCAAGTCACCAAG ATGCAGGCTTTAAAGAGACATTGCCGGGGCAAGTACGTGCACCGGCGGTATTCAAGTGTGTAAGAGTGACAGCAGTAGAGGATGGTGAAGATGAGTATGCATATCAAGCAGTTGTTAAGATTGGTGGACATGTGTTCAAAGGGTTCCTTTATGACCAAGGAGTTGAAGAAAGAGATGGGTTTCCAAATATATCTGAATTGCATCTTGGCGGCGGCAGTGGGACAAATGGGGGTTCATCATCCTCACCTGTTCTTGATCCTTCTCAGGTTTATGCCGCCACTGGAGGTGGCTTGCTTGGTGGTTCAACTTATG AGTTGTGTTTGACAAAAGTGAAATCTACAGTACAAAGTGCTTTCCATCATCAAAAGACAGTGCCATGA
- the LOC105762210 gene encoding protein LATERAL ROOT PRIMORDIUM 1 isoform X3 yields the protein MGMVGLRDFVVVAPASFNHHHHHHHHHAQDPIIGNDQINGQNAATALGVGVGVFPLLTASPCLAPQNMEDSDLVNNSGRNKLSGMQLWQNQTSPNYLKKQSSTLDNNNSSMNLIQTSGGGGMGGGSGGSGTSSGTTCQDCGNQAKKDCSHRRCRTCCKSRGFDCPTHVRSTWVPAARRRERQLMTAAPTTACAGSSGSTSGAKKPRLVTSQTTTTLHTSTSNTTPRSLDTSSSHQDAGFKETLPGQVRAPAVFKCVRVTAVEDGEDEYAYQAVVKIGGHVFKGFLYDQGVEERDGFPNISELHLGGGSGTNGGSSSSPVLDPSQVYAATGGGLLGGSTYVQSAFHHQKTVP from the exons ATGGGGATGGTTGGTCTCCGCGATTTCGTTGTTGTTGCTCCTGCGTCTTTTAACcatcatcaccatcaccatcaccaCCATGCTCAAGATCCCATCATCGGAAATGATCAAATCAACGGTCAAAATGCTGCCACGGCACTTGGTGTTGGCGTTGGTGTTTTCCCACTCCTTACAGCATCTCCATGCTTAGCTCCTCAAAATATGGAAGATTCTGATTTAGTGAATAACAGTGGTCGTAACAAACTCAGTGGGATGCAGTTATGGCAGAACCAAACCTCTCCTAATTATCTTAAAAAACAATCTTCAACCCTTGACAATAACAATTCTTCCATGAATTTGATACAAACCAGTGGTGGCGGTGGGATGGGAGGTGGGAGTGGTGGCTCAGGTACTAGCTCAGGGACTACATGTCAAGATTGTGGGAACCAGGCCAAGAAAGATTGTAGTCATAGGAGATGTAGAACATGCTGTAAAAGTCGGGGATTTGATTGCCCTACTCACGTGAGGAGCACGTGGGTGCCTGCTGCTAGGAGAAGAGAGCGCCAGCTGATGACGGCCGCCCCTACTACTGCCTGTGCTGGCTCGTCAGGGTCTACTTCTGGGGCTAAGAAGCCGAGACTTGTGACTTCACAGACTACAACCACTCTTCATACATCAACTTCAAACACTACTCCAAGAAGCTTAGACACTAGCTCAAGTCACCAAG ATGCAGGCTTTAAAGAGACATTGCCGGGGCAAGTACGTGCACCGGCGGTATTCAAGTGTGTAAGAGTGACAGCAGTAGAGGATGGTGAAGATGAGTATGCATATCAAGCAGTTGTTAAGATTGGTGGACATGTGTTCAAAGGGTTCCTTTATGACCAAGGAGTTGAAGAAAGAGATGGGTTTCCAAATATATCTGAATTGCATCTTGGCGGCGGCAGTGGGACAAATGGGGGTTCATCATCCTCACCTGTTCTTGATCCTTCTCAGGTTTATGCCGCCACTGGAGGTGGCTTGCTTGGTGGTTCAACTTATG TACAAAGTGCTTTCCATCATCAAAAGACAGTGCCATGA
- the LOC105762210 gene encoding protein LATERAL ROOT PRIMORDIUM 1 isoform X2 yields MGMVGLRDFVVVAPASFNHHHHHHHHHAQDPIIGNDQINGQNAATALGVGVGVFPLLTASPCLAPQNMEDSDLVNNSGRNKLSGMQLWQNQTSPNYLKKQSSTLDNNNSSMNLIQTSGGGGMGGGSGGSGTSSGTTCQDCGNQAKKDCSHRRCRTCCKSRGFDCPTHVRSTWVPAARRRERQLMTAAPTTACAGSSGSTSGAKKPRLVTSQTTTTLHTSTSNTTPRSLDTSSSHQDAGFKETLPGQVRAPAVFKCVRVTAVEDGEDEYAYQAVVKIGGHVFKGFLYDQGVEERDGFPNISELHLGGGSGTNGGSSSSPVLDPSQVYAATGGGLLGGSTYGRCFENLEDLVLPTSVNL; encoded by the exons ATGGGGATGGTTGGTCTCCGCGATTTCGTTGTTGTTGCTCCTGCGTCTTTTAACcatcatcaccatcaccatcaccaCCATGCTCAAGATCCCATCATCGGAAATGATCAAATCAACGGTCAAAATGCTGCCACGGCACTTGGTGTTGGCGTTGGTGTTTTCCCACTCCTTACAGCATCTCCATGCTTAGCTCCTCAAAATATGGAAGATTCTGATTTAGTGAATAACAGTGGTCGTAACAAACTCAGTGGGATGCAGTTATGGCAGAACCAAACCTCTCCTAATTATCTTAAAAAACAATCTTCAACCCTTGACAATAACAATTCTTCCATGAATTTGATACAAACCAGTGGTGGCGGTGGGATGGGAGGTGGGAGTGGTGGCTCAGGTACTAGCTCAGGGACTACATGTCAAGATTGTGGGAACCAGGCCAAGAAAGATTGTAGTCATAGGAGATGTAGAACATGCTGTAAAAGTCGGGGATTTGATTGCCCTACTCACGTGAGGAGCACGTGGGTGCCTGCTGCTAGGAGAAGAGAGCGCCAGCTGATGACGGCCGCCCCTACTACTGCCTGTGCTGGCTCGTCAGGGTCTACTTCTGGGGCTAAGAAGCCGAGACTTGTGACTTCACAGACTACAACCACTCTTCATACATCAACTTCAAACACTACTCCAAGAAGCTTAGACACTAGCTCAAGTCACCAAG ATGCAGGCTTTAAAGAGACATTGCCGGGGCAAGTACGTGCACCGGCGGTATTCAAGTGTGTAAGAGTGACAGCAGTAGAGGATGGTGAAGATGAGTATGCATATCAAGCAGTTGTTAAGATTGGTGGACATGTGTTCAAAGGGTTCCTTTATGACCAAGGAGTTGAAGAAAGAGATGGGTTTCCAAATATATCTGAATTGCATCTTGGCGGCGGCAGTGGGACAAATGGGGGTTCATCATCCTCACCTGTTCTTGATCCTTCTCAGGTTTATGCCGCCACTGGAGGTGGCTTGCTTGGTGGTTCAACTTATG GTCGGTGCTTTGAGAATTTAGAAGATTTAGTGCTTCCCACCTCTGTCAACCTTTAA